One Xiphophorus maculatus strain JP 163 A chromosome 15, X_maculatus-5.0-male, whole genome shotgun sequence genomic window, tttttccaagcacaTTTATGTGGTGAAATAAGTGCAGTGACACTTCATGCTTCTCTCTGTTGAAAATCTTTATAGAGATGCTGAGGTAATTAGTGGGCTATACTGGCGCAAACAGGCTTCCATAGTTCCTCACCTGCACAGGGAAAGAAAAGTATTTACTTGAAAGAGGCTCCAGGGAGTTTAGAGCGCCCTCTATGCTCTGACGTGAGAAAAACGGCTCTGGTCAACTTCCGTTTCACTTTCTATTGACTGGAAAAGGGTGAGTATCAGGAGACACTAAAATGAGCATAGACGTAGCAACATTATGTGATTTGTGGTTAAATAATTGACGCCTTAACCCGTTGTAGACATGATCTGAGCTTTACAAATAGACGCCATACTACTCAGGATATTTAGGTGTGATTCAGTGATTTCTGACGTCTATTTGTTTCTCCTGGGCACTTTCGTTTTCACAGGCTCATATTATCGTGCTAAAGGATAACCGAGAAGACacacagaacaaaaataaatgactaagCTGTCCTCTGTTTTCATTCCCCTCCGATAAAATGAGCGGTTtgctaaatgaaataaaaacctacAATGCAAACGCAGCGAGGACACTTGAAAGTAAGTAATTCATTTATCGGATCTACAACTAGACAGGCCTTTGCACTTCGCTTCTACAGGCTCAGTTGTTCAGTTGTTGTATTATCACTATTGTGCTACGTTTTAACTTATAACCCTTGAAACCATTTTTCAGGAGCAGATTTCCGCACAGACTCGGAGATCCAGTCTCTAACAAGGGGAGACCTGCATGAGCTTTTTCCCGGATCTGAGAAGCTAAAGTTGAGGAGGGAGATTTTTGATATAATAAACAAACAGGTATATGCTCCCTATGCATTCACACAAGCCTAGACTGATGCAGTGCATACTTACCTTTAGataaatttgctttttgttgtattttaatcaGAAGCCAATTGAGAAGATCCTGAAAGAGCTTAGAAATTTCCTCCCAGATGATTCTATAAAgggtatgtttttctttaatttatttttgaaaatgtattttaaaatgggGATATCTTCAGAAAAACATGATTGTGTCAACCTTGTACTCTGTTCAGATGCTCTAACCAGCAATGGGGTGTTGGTTGACTACCTCCACCTCATGAAGGACATGAAAGCTCAACTGAACAACGTGCAGAGTTTCCTTGAAGCACACATTCATTTATTGGAGGGCATCAAAGCTCAGCCAGAGCAGAAACATGATACAGGTTGAGTTTTCACATCATCTTAGTAAATCTTATAAGCATGCTTCATTGTATTGTAACTTCATTTATCacagtttgtttatgttgtttctaATAGCTTGACTTATTTTTACTAGAAGGGTTTTTAAACACATGGttaagagagaaaaatgcaTCTATTTTACTCCgtttagatttctttttggtAAATACCAAAATTAGTACCTTTATCATAACACATTTTCCCACATATTATTCACAGCTAATTCTGGTTTCTGGTCcataaaaagctcaaaaatatTTGGGGCTTTATCTTCATGTATCAACTTTAATCTATTGCCTTATACTTTATATAGACAAAAGTAGTCAAATACTTGTTTTTGCACACAGGGCTGAAAACTGGAAGACAAAAGctgatgtttcattttaataaattccctaatgattgattgttttgttttttagctacTGAGTCATAGTTATGTTTAAGTTACACTTTATCCTTTGATagtgaatactttttaatgttgagcaatatataaaatacagcaTATGAACTGAGGTttacaatgacactgtttcataggtTCTGCTGCTAAGGCGCTGGTTGGTCCAACAAGTTCCTGTTTTGTACCTAATGACACCACTTCAAAAAAATCTCAAGGCAAGTTTCACTTTCTCTCTGATTTTTGCATTACTGACATTAAGCCTCTTTTGTAATATATTAGTTgtattaataattttgaaaagcTGAGCTCACTTTGAAGTAATTTTGAATGCtctcttaaaatgaaattaagcAATATCTTTAGAACCCTTAGGTAACTATTTATGCTAATCcattaaatattcttttctcAGTGCAAGTAAACCAAAGTGTTGGGGTTTCCAGGTCAACAAGCTTTCACTCTTACGGTCGTTCCCAGGTTGCACAAGGTAACaattctcattttttttaatatctcttgagaaatgtttttatataacgGTGAAGTTATCCATAAGTAGTTTAACTCTGTGGCTGTAACTTCCTCCTTAGTAACTGTGAACTACAACATGGTGATTAGTGGTCGAACATTTGATGCCCATCATCAGATTCTGAGCCAAGTTAAGAGCTCAGCACAGCAGCTGAACTTGGTGGAGAGCCAGAGCAGTGAAGATTGCCAGATCGTGTTGGTCTTCTGTCCAATTGTTTCACGTACAGGAACAGATGTGGAAGCAGCCATGAAAATGGTTACAGGTGAGACAATGAGTTTTTCCAGACTTCTGTATTGACGATAAACTTCCATCCATTTGTTTCCAATCAgacatttcttattttgaaatgagacatttttgggtttttaatttatcagtataaattaacaaattatCATGTTAAGGTTACTTAAAGTAACCTTGCAACAGTTTTTCAAACCCtacaattttgcatttttcctaATAACCTTCTGCCCTTCATGGTGAGATAAAAATTGGCATCTTTTTGTGTCCCAAGGAGAAGTActtcattttcctcttattatgttttttgttcttttgtttgttttctcttttgctcttCTCAGGTGCCAAACCTGCCATTCTGGTCTTGATGCATCATGCTTATGAACCAAAACATGTTGCCACAATGGGAACCTGGGACTACAACCCTAAGATTGTGCagcatttcagtgttttctatCATGAGAGAGTAAATGGATTAATACgctgcaaagaaaataatgatgCCATCTCTGGAATACAGCAGGAATTATTAAAACACGGAGTACATACAGAGACAAGGGAATATCCAGCTAGTGAGAAAAAAGGCTCTGGtttttttgactatttttatcCAAGATAACAATTCATAGCTTGCAACGGCTGTGCTGATTGTGACAATTATAACAACTAACAGTGTAAAATAGTTATcaagaaaaagtgaaatgattCATATCTGCCTATCCCATGTTAACTTCCGTATACATTTACATGTGGTTAATCAGTTTAAAGTCAAATCATTGTTAACATTTATAGTTAATTCTTACATActttttgtctaaaataataGAAGAAATTGTTAGACTGCATTGGTGAGAGGTAAGAAAACCTAATGTTTGTCTTTACTGTTTTGTCCAAATGCTTTCTGACATAGTTGTGGCTTTAAACGGTGATTGTAATTCAACAAATAAACCACATGTTTCAAAATGGTTGtttcatgattattttttctataaTCATAATCAGGACTTATCATTTGATATCAAAGTACTTTTATATGTTGTCGTGAGTTTTGTGTTGAACAATCTGGACCATTGTGTAGACACAATTATTGCAAATGTATGTTGGTGTTATATAACAAGTTCAAAACAACAGTTGACCAACAATGTAGTCAAGCAAACATAAAGATAAATGTGGAGGGAAAGTAACAGTCTGAATGTTAGTATAATGTtatgtgctttttaaaactgaatgacTATAAAGTAGTGCAGCCAAAACAGCCCACTTAATTAAAATATGCTGTTggttactttttgttttttagtttacaTGGAAAGTGTATAAGCTTTTTCCAATGGTTTTGTTTATGCTAGAGTTTCACACACTAACCTTGATTTAGTGATTAATTACCCAATAAAAAGTCCAAGAGCTTATACTGCACCTGACAGCGTTCGGTTGAAATTAGTCAAAATGGATCTTATTTCGAAGGAACATACTCTTACTTTGAAGAGATCAATCGGAAGTTGCctgtgtttacaaaatgtttcatcCGGTTTGTGCTATCAGCTAGCACACCTGCTAAAGTTCTGTTATTTTCTCACTAGTCCGGACCGTTTTCTACCGAGGCGCAACATCAACATGGCTTCTGTGACACCAGCATGATGTTGAGTtaattaaaatgtgactttatgtGCCGTAGTTAGAAGCAGAGCTCTTTACATTGTTAGCTCGTAGCTGTGTGGTAACAACAGATGTTCTGCagcattgatttatttcaacagGTGTTAGCTTTAAGAAAGCAACATTAGTGGggtgaattttctttttgtacgtATCCTGAATATTTTCCGCCTAGAAACGTTTATGTTAGTCTAAATATCATTGGTTTCACGTATCTGGTTACGATGCGTAAACTTAGCAAGAGTTAAATGCCACTCTCTTACTTGttataatatttacaaaattgcTAGCCTGTCATGATATTCGGCCGTGTGCTGTTGAGCCTCAGTTTGCACAGGTCGAAAAGTGTTTGCTCACAAAGACTGAATATTGTAAAGGAGCTCCGAGTTTGGAAGCTGCATTCAACGTTTACCAACAGCTGCAGTAAATTAGAAGCTCTTAAACCACCGGTAGACGGATTCAGACCTCAGGTGAGAAAACAAGCTCCATCTGCCATCAGATGcgtaaataaaaatgaatgtatgAATAATTATACCATTTGTCTCTGTTTCAGATAACAGTCCAGTCCTGTGTCTGTTTACCAGCAGTGAATGTTATGCAGCCAGCCAGCATATCCTATGAAGGTCAGGGCAATGCTGTGGCCTCTGGGGGTGAAGATGACGAGGAGGAGGGTTGTACAGGTGGGGCTGAAACCTTGGTTGAAGAGGAGAGCAGAATGCAACAAGATAAAATTAGTTTAACCAGTCAGGTTGATGCGATCAGCTTGGAGGTCCATGGAAGCACCGCAGGCGCAGAAACCTCTACAGGGTTAAGTAAGTGAAAGCGTACagattcaaataataataataatgtggttTGTGTTGTGGCTGAGCTCTCTGGTTGGGTGGTTTAACTCATTCAAATTTGCGGATGATATAGGATCATTGTATGAAACtatgtatttttcctttttgttttcaatttagaACCAGTGTTCTTTTTTGTACTTCCTCTGTGTGGTCAAGCAAAATGCAACAATACTTTTTAAAGGCTACGTGTTTTTATAATgcattttatatgtttattatctgcagctccagcagtgtcaagtgaaaaaaaatcaaagaggaagatgaggagaGAGAGGCTAAAGCTGATGAGGAGGAAGCTAAAATCAGCTGAAGCTTCTGCCAACTTAATGTCAGAGCTTCCGTTTGCTCTGACCAGTCCCACCACATGGAAAGAG contains:
- the LOC111611343 gene encoding uncharacterized protein LOC111611343, translating into MSGLLNEIKTYNANAARTLERADFRTDSEIQSLTRGDLHELFPGSEKLKLRREIFDIINKQKPIEKILKELRNFLPDDSIKDALTSNGVLVDYLHLMKDMKAQLNNVQSFLEAHIHLLEGIKAQPEQKHDTGSAAKALVGPTSSCFVPNDTTSKKSQVQVNQSVGVSRSTSFHSYGRSQVAQVTVNYNMVISGRTFDAHHQILSQVKSSAQQLNLVESQSSEDCQIVLVFCPIVSRTGTDVEAAMKMVTGAKPAILVLMHHAYEPKHVATMGTWDYNPKIVQHFSVFYHERVNGLIRCKENNDAISGIQQELLKHGVHTETREYPASEKKGSGFFDYFYPR